The Candidatus Neomarinimicrobiota bacterium genomic sequence ATGGATTGACATCTGCAGTTGCAAATAATTCAAATATGGTTATTGTTGATACTGCCGGCAGGCTTCATACGTACAATCATTTAATGGTTGAATTATCAAAAATGAATCGCGTATTAGATGAACATTTTCCTCAGTTCAGTAAAAAATCTCTCATTACCATTGATGCATCTCTGGGGCAGAATTCGCTTCATCAGGCAAAGGTGTTTTCGGACCATGTTGATCTCGATGGTGCTATTCTCACTAAAATGGATGGAACTGCAAAAGGGGGAATTGCATTTCCACTGGTTCGAGAATTATCTCTTCCGATTCGCTATGTTGGAACCGGCGAAGATTTGAATGACATTGAACCTTTTAGCGGGGAAACTTATGTGAAATCCATTCTCGGCATTGATCGTGAGTGAACAAAAAAAACTACACCTCATCAGTCTCGGGTGTGCAAAAAATCTTGTCGATTCAGAAATATTGCTTGGAGGGCTTAAGCAATCGAAATTCAATATCACTCACGATCCAACAGTCGCAAATACGATTGTTGTAAACACGTGCGGATTTCTAGATATGGCGCGAGAAGAATCTGTGGAAACCATCCTGCAGGCCGCAGAACTAAAACGCAAGGGAATATTGGATCAACTTGTTGTGATGGGCTGTTTGTCCGAACGGTATCCCCATGAACTTGCTAAAGAAATTCCTGAAGTGGACAGATTTTTTGGAAGTAACGATCATCGGCAAATTGTATCGTTTATTACAGGAAAAACTTTTTCTCGCGATGATCCGTTATTTTTACGATCGATCCTTACCCCCAAACATTATGCGTACTTGAAAATTGCTGAAGGATGTGATAACGGTTGTTCATTTTGTAGTATTCCACTGATGAGAGGTCTTCAAAAAAGCCGTCCGATTTCGAGCATTATAGATGAAGCTGAAAGGTTGATATCGATTGGAACCAAGGAATTGCTTCTCATTGCTCAAGATACAACAACCTATGGATGGGATTTCAGGGACAAGCAATCGTTAGCCGATCTAATTCTTGCCCTTGAGGAAACATCGGATGATTTAGAATGGGTTCGAATCCATTATGCACATCCGGCCCATTTATCTCAAAGCATAATTGATGCGATGGGATCATCTTCGAAAATATGTAAATATCTTGATATGCCTGTCCAACATGCGTCTAACTCGATTTTGAAATCGATGCGTAGGGGACTGAACCAAGATGGGATCAGAAAGAAAATTGATTCGCTCAGGAAGCATGTGCCGGGAATTCATTTGAGAACAACGGTCATTGTGGGTTACCCCGGGGAAACAGAAGATCATTTTAAAGAATTATGTGATTTTGCTGAAGATATTCGGTTCGACAGACTTGGTATTTTTACTTATTCTGAAGAGGAAGGTACTTTAGCAGCAGATTTATCGGATGATGTTCCCCGCGGAGTAAAGGACGAAAGAAAAGCAGTGCTACAAGATATTCAAGCTGGCATTAGTTTTGAAAATAATCAATCTTTAGTCGGTAAAACTTTAAAGGTCATTGTTGATGAAGCAGGTGAAGAGGTCGCAGTAGGGCGAACCGAATATGATTCTGTTGAAGTGGATAATATCGTTAAAATAGAAGGAAAAACAGAACCCGGGACCTTTATGAATGTGAAGATCACGAGTGCGAATGAGTTTGAATTAATTGGATCGCCGAAAAGATAACCCTTTTGACCATTTGGGAAAGCAGCAACAATGGTCGTAATTTCATTGCTAATTCTTTCACAAAAATACCAAAGGAACCATGTCCGGACATAGTAAATGGTCATCTATTAAGCGGAAAAAAGCTGTCATTGATGCGAAACGCGGGAAAATTTTTACCAAACTTATTCGTGAAATTACCATTGCTGCACGTGATGGTGGCGGCGACGAGGAAAGTAATCCACGCCTGCGTCAGGCAATCATAAATGCAAAAGCTGCGAATATGCCTCAAGATAACATGCAGCGAGCCATTAAAAAAGGCACCGGCGAATTGGAAGGTGTTCAATACGAAGAATCCACCCTCGAAGGATATGGCCCGGAAGGTGTCGCCATCTTTATGGATATATTATCCGATAACCGAAAACGAACTGTAGCAGAAGTGCGACACCTCATGGCAAAATACGGTGGAAATCTTGGCGAAAACGGAAGCGTATCTTGGATGTTTGAAAAAAAGGGACAAATTGTCCTAGATCAAGGATCGCATAATGAAGACGATATTTTTGAATCTGTGATAGATTCCGGTGCGGAAGATTTTGAAACAGATGATGGTTCCTGTGTGGTTACGACCCATCCTTCTGAATTAATGACTGTGAGGGATGCACTTGATAAACTCGGTTTCTCTGTCCAGTCAGTTGTATTGGAAATGATTCCAAAAAACACCCAAACAGTGGATGCTGAAAAATCGGTTCAAGTAATTACATTGCTTGAGCAATTGGAAGACCATGACGATATTCGGTCTGTCTTTACTAATTTTAATTCGGTAGAAGGATAGGTAACCATGCAAGTTATTGGCATTGATCCCGGGTTAAGCGCTACCGGATACGCATTGCTAGAAGAAAATAAGGGAAAAGTAATTGCTAAAATGTATGGAACCATTACACCACCGAAAGGAAAGACTCTTGCAGATAGACTTGAATATCTATTTTCAAAAAGTACTGAAATCATTAAGGAAATCCAGCCGGACGTAATGGCGATTGAAGACACATTCTTTCATAAAAATTTTAAATCTGCGCTCATGCTGGGCCAGGCTAGAGGCGTTTTAATTTTAGCAGCTGCACGAATGGGGATTCATTGTGTAGAGTTTGCGCCAAAAAAGGTAAAAATGTCAGTCGTGGGAAATGGAAATGCCAGCAAAGAACAGGTTCAATATATGGTAAAGCAAATTCTCAAATTGAAAGAAATGCCAAAATCATTGGATATTTCTGATGCGATGGCAATAGGTCTTTGCTACATAAACCAAAATAAATATCTATAAAAATATGATTGATTCATTAAAAGGAATTTTAATTAAGAAGGACCCCACATTTGCGGTGGTTGATGTGAATGGAGTTCGCTTTTCTGTTCAAATTACACTTTCTTCTTACCAAAGTCTTCCCAATGTGGGACAGGAAATGGAAATCCAAACATATTTGAATTTTCGGCAGGATGGTTTAGATCTTTTTGGATTCAGCGGAGAAGAGGAACGAAACGTATTCTTATTATTAACATCGGTTAGTGGAATCGGTCCCAAATCTGCCGTAAAAATTCTATCCGGAACCCAACCGAGTGAATTCAGGAAAAGAATTGTTTCCGGTGATGCAGAAGCTCTGACCGTCATCCCGGGTATCGGCGCTAAAACTGCACAGAGAATTATTGTGGAATTAAAAGATAAATTTACCGATATAGCCGATTCAGAATATCCACCCATTGTTTCTTCTGAAAATGCTGAAACGGTGAAAGATGTAATTACGGGTTTAACTGCTCTTGGATATAAGCGTGGGCAGATAAATCAGGCGCTTCGAAAACTGGAAGAAAAAGATGAATTGAACGGGAGTCTTGAGGGTTTAATTAAAAAAGCATTGGCGCATGTGATATCATGAAACCGTTTGCAAATCGATTACTTAATTTGGGTACAGAAACAGCATTTGCCGTTTCTGCTCAAGCTCGTGCATGGGCGGACAAAGGAAATAAAGTATATCCGTTTCATTTGGGAGATATTAAACTGCCAACCCCACCAAATATTATTGAAGCCGCAAATAAATTTTGCAGAGATGGAAAAAATGTTTACTGCCCAGCAGAAGGTATCCCGGAACTGCGGAATGCGTTGGCAGATGATGTCGGAAAGAAGCGTGGTGTATCCTACTCAACAGATCAAGTTAGCGTTCAACCCGGAGGCAAACCCACAATCGGGAAATTTATTCAAACTGTGATGAATCCCGGCGATGAAGTTTTGTATCCAAATCCCGGATATCCGATTTACGAATCCCAAATTGAATATCAAGGCGGTAAAGCAGTTCCTTATCATTATTTTGAAACAGATTCCGGATTTGATATTGATCTAGAAGAACTAAAGAATTCCATTACAGATAAAACTGTTGCACTCATTTATAATAATTATCAAAACCCGATTGGTGCTGAGTCGTCCCAATCTGAAATGGAAGCAATCGCAGATATTGTAATTGAACATGATCTTTGGATGTTAAGTGATGATGCTTATTATGAAGTTCGGTACGGAATTAAACCGAAATCTATCGTAGCAATCCCCGGTATGCGGGAACGAACAGTAATCTTATACACTTTTTCAAAACGATTTGCAATGACTGGGTGGAGACTTGGCGCATCCGTTGGACCAAAAGAATTGATTGAAAATATCAGCAGACTAAATGTGAATGACGAATCGTGCACCAACCATTTTTTGCAATGGGCTATGATTGAGGCTTTGACGGGAGACCAGTCCGGACCGCAAAAATTATTGGATTTACTTCAACGCAGAAGAGATGCAGCTGTTGAAGGACTGAATGCGATTGATGGGACTCAAATTGCAACCCCCAATAGTACGTTTTATCTCTTTCCAAATGTGACTTCAATAATGAAACGCAAAGGTTTCACCAACTTGAAAGATCTACAAGTGCAAGCATTGGAACAATCTGGTGTTTCTTTTTGTATGCGAGAACACTTTGGTCGGCCGAATCCCAACGAAAAAGATTATTTTATTCGATTTGCATATTCCGGGATTTCTGAGGAAGAAATCAGGGAAGGAATGGCAAAATTGAAAACCTATTTTGAATCTTCTTAACATGATTGAACTTCAAAAAACATCTCTCTACGAGACTCATATTAGTCTGGGTGCCAAAATGGTTGATTTTGCAGGATATCTCATGCCGGTCCAGTATTCCGGAATTATAGATGAACATTGTGGAGTGCGCGCTAAGTGCGGGATATTTGATGTGAGTCATATGGGGGAATTTTTTGTGCATGGAACTGATGCTGAATCTTTTTTAGACATGGTAACCGTTGGAAATGTTTCCAGCATGAAAACCGGTGACGCGCAATACTCGCTGATGTGCAATCCTAGTGGTGGGATAATTGACGACTTACTCATTTACAAAAAAAAATCGGGTTATATGCTTGTCGTCAATGCGTCAAATATCGAAAAGGATTTTGCTTGGCTCTCACAAAATGCCTATCGAGGAACCACCATTCGAAACATCAGCGAGGAAACGGGATTAATTGCGGTTCAAGGACCACAATCTCGGGCTATTTTAAACCCGTTACTCGATTTCAATATTTCTACCTTGGGATTTTATACTTTTACCGAATGTTCCCTAAGTGGATATTCTGTTACGTTGGCAAGGACTGGATATTCCGGTGAATTAGGATACGAAATTTATTGTTTTTCTCCGGATGCGCCTGGCGTTTGGGGTGCGATTTTCCAATCCGGTGGGGATGAAATTATTCCGGCAGGTCTGGGCTCTAGAGATACGCTTCGCATGGAAATGAAATATTGTTTGTACGGAAATGATATCGATGAAAATAAAAATCCAATTGAGGCTGGATTGAAATGGACTATTCATTTTGATAAACCTCAATTTATTGGGAAGGAAGCCATCCAATCTTTTGTTGAAAATCCAAAGCGCAGACTAGTGTGTATTCAAATGACAGAAAAAGCTGTTCCCAGAAAAGGTTACACCATTTGGAAGGAATCGGATGAAATTGGAATTATAACAAGCGGAACGATGTCTCCAACACTTGGGAAAGGAATTGGAATAGGTTATGTTTCAAAAGATTATTCCAAAAATGGGACAGAAATAGTTGTGGATATTCGAGGGAAGAAAAAATCAGCTGAAATTGTAAAAAACCCCTTTTATAGAAATGGAACCTTACATGCCTGATAAATCCATTCTCGTAACAGGTGGGTGCGGATTCATTGGATCGCACCTTGTAGATCATTATTTAGCGGAAAATAAAAAAGTAGTTTGTCTTGATAATATGAACGATTTCTATAATCCGGAAATCAAACGATTGAATCAATTGCCTCACTTGTCTTCGGATAATTATACATTTATCGAAGGCGATATTCGAGATAAGCAAATTGTTTCATCACTTTTTAAATCGCACAACATTGGGAAGGTCATTCATTTGGCTGCCATGGCAGGTGTTCGCCCATCTGTAGAAAACCCGAGATTATATTTAGACGTTAATGTGATGGGGACGCAGGTTTTATTGGATGTAGCAAAAGATCATACCGTTGATCATTTTGTTTTTGCATCGTCATCTTCGGTGTACGGTAATAATGAAAAGGTTCCCTTTTCGGAGGACGACAGAGTGGATGGTCAAATTTCACCGTATGGTTCTTCTAAACGAATGGGTGAGTTGCTTTGCCAAACCTATCACCATCTTACAGGATTACCCATTTCCTGTCTTCGTTTTTTTACAGTATATGGTCCGCGACAACGCCCGGAAATGGCAATTCATTTATTTGTTCGATCCATCCTAAATGGGAATGGAATTACCGTTTTTGGTGATGGAAATAGTGCCAGAGATTATACTTACATTGATGATATAATAGATGGTATAATCAAAGTAACAGAGGCGCCAAACACTTTTATGATTTACAACCTCGGAAACTCAGAACCAGTGAAATTGATTGATATGGTAAATGTAATTGGTTCTGCCACAGAAAAAACGCCTGATATTACAATGTCAACAATGCCTGTCGGGGATGTTGTGCAAACATTCGCCGATATCAGCAGGAGTGAGCGCCGGTTAGGTTATTCCCCACAAACAAATTTTAATAAAGGAGTTGAACAATTTGTGGATTGGTTCCGAACTGTCATTAAATCAAACGGAGACCTTTACGCATGAATGAAAAGAGATTAGAAATATTAGGAATCCTTGCTATGGCTGTTTCATTTCTAGTGTTTGTTAGCCAGTTGGGATACCATCCGGGTGAAGATCCTGGAGGGATTTCTGCAAATACTCAAATCGAAAATCCGATGGGAGCTGTAGGTGTTCTCTTAGCATGGGTTTTTATCAAAATGACGTTTGGTTATAGCACCCTTGTTCTTCCGGCTTTAGGATCGGTGTGGGGCTGGTGGTTGTTCAGTAAAAAAGATTTGGGAAAATTGATCAAAATGACGCAATTCTTTTTAGCATCGATGGTATTGACAGCAATTACGATTGGATCCATCGAAAAAACAATTTCTGAAAATTCATCTTTTGCATTCAGTGGAGTATTGGCAGGAACCATTGCACATTTTTTACATGAATTTTTTCTACATCCTATCGGTGCATTTACCATTATTTTAGTTCTTTGGTTGATATTAGTAAGATCCTATTTCTCGTTCAGTTTTTACGCACCAATTGAAAAATGGATCAATATTATTAAAACCAAACGTGCTGAGAAAAACCTCGTTCAAATCCATGAAGAAGAGGAAACCGAAAAGAAACAGCACACTCAAAATCTGTTATCTAAACTTAAACAAAAAACGCAAGGTGGTTCCTCAAAAGGTGTCAATAAGGAAAAAGTTGACCCACTAATAGATGCCAAAAATGAAGATGCGAGTTCGAGTGAGGCAGAAGAGCCTAAGGATGATTCAATCGAAGCTAATGTGGACGAAAAAGAAGACCCTATTGCATCAAACGCCGAGGTTAGCGATAAGCTGGAGACTCCGCAACTTGATGACATGGTAGAATCGGAAACCGGCGATGAAAATGCAGAATCTCAAAGTGAGTCCGGTATTGAAATAGGCGAAGAAGTAAAGGAAGAAGAAATTGATCTGGATTCCATTGCTGAACGCACTAAACCAAAACGAAAATACCAACTTCCGCCTGCAGACATTCTTGAAACACCCCCAACCATTCAGAGCGGATTAACCAAAGTGGAACTTGTAGATAGAGCCAATTTTTTAACACAATCCCTCAACACATTCGGCGTGGAAGGTCGAGTGGTAAATGTGAGTCCGGGGCCTGTCATTACATTATTTGAAGTAGAGCCAGCAGAAGGTGTGCGTGTAAATAAATTTGTTGCATTGGCAGACGACCTCGCGCGGGTAATGGAAGCTAGCAGAGTGCGTATCATTGCGCCAATTCCTGGAAAATCATCTGTTGGTATTGAGATCCCGAATAAAGATCCTGACACAGTTTATTTCAAGTCTGTGATCAGCTCCGAAAAATTTGTAAATACTAAATTCAAATTGACCTTGGCAATTGGGAAAACTACTTCCGGAGAAATTTCTACTTTAGAGTTAGAACAAATGCCGCATTTGCTGATTGCTGGTACCACCGGGTCGGGAAAATCTGTCTGCCTCAATACCATTGTTTGCAGTTTGTTATATTCGGCAGCGCCTGATGAAATTAAATTTGTAATTATTGATCCTAAAAAAGTGGAAATGACTCTCTATAGAGGGTTGGAAGGCTACCATCTTCTTGAAATGGATGATATCGATGAACCGATTGTGACTTCGCATGACCATTCTATACTTGCATTACGGTCCGTTGAAAAGGAAATGGAACGAAGGTACAATAAAATGGCAGATGAGACCGTTAGGAATATTTCTGAGTATAATTCGAAGATGAAAAATAATGGTAATCCTATCATGCCATATATTATTGTTGTGATTGATGAATTAGCAGATTTAATGATGATGAGTGCTCGTGATGTAGAGGCTCCCATTGCGCGTTTGGCGCAGCTTTCCCGTGCAGTTGGAATCCATTTAATTATTGCAACTCAGCGACCATCTGTAGATGTGATTACCGGTGTTATTAAAGCAAATTTTCCATCCAGAATTGCCTTTCAGGTGGCGACAAAAATTGATTCGAGAACTATTATTGACATGCAGGGTGCAGAAAAACTAATTGGTAAGGGCGATATGCTTTTTCTTGGCTCAGGGTCATCCGATCCGGTTCGACTTCATAATGCATTTATATCTTTAAATGAAATTGAGGCAATTGTTTCTCATGTAAAAGGTCAACCAAAACCTGAAGCACTTGTACTTCCATCTGTCCGTGAGGGAATAGTAGGTACCGGGGGATTTGATGGTGGAGGAGAACTGGACGAAATGTTCAATGAAGCTGTCAAACTTGTGGTGACTCACCAACAAGGGTCTATATCGCTTCTTCAGCGCCGACTTAAATTGGGGTATTCTCGCGCAGCAAGAATTATTGACGAAATGGAACAGGCTGGAATCGTCGGTCCATTTACAGGTAGTAAAGCAAGAGAGGTTTTAGTCGATGAAACATATATAGAAAGTCTAAATCCCTAATTAGCTTGACTAATCGTTTTTCTATTCTACCTTTTATTTTTGTTTTTTCTCTCGGTGCTAAGCCAAGCTATATTGATTCTTTGCGCAAAGCATTGACGGATCCACCTGGAGTAGAACTTTCCTTCACTGTCGATCAGACGATGCAAGGTGAAACCTGGCTAGGAAATGGCACGATAGAAATTATTGGCAAGAATCGCTATTTTGCGTCCATTGGTGATCAAGAAATCAAAGTAGAGGGACGTGACGTTCAAACCTGGAACAAGTCATCTTCGCAACTCATTAAGGATACATTATATGAAGGCAATGTGAATATTATTTCGCTACTTAATGAGGATGGAAATAAAATCATTATTATGAATCAAATATTGAAACAGAACCACATAGTGATAGAGTTTACTGTTCCAGAAATGGAAACAAGCGGTACAATTCGAATGAGTGACAAATCTTTTCTGCCCACAAACATTACGCTAAAAAATGGACCTAAAATAAAAACTGTCATGACTATATTGGACACAAAACCCATCGGGAAAAAATCAAAATTCCATTCTTTCAATCCTGATGTAAATGAGAGGATAGACCTACGTGAATAAGTGGTTCAAATTATTAATTGGCATTCTAATGAGTGCGGGTGGCCTTTATTATGCCTTTAAGGACATGGATTTTGTCCAACTTGTAGATACGATTTCAAATGTGAATTACGGTTGGGTTGCGTTAGCGATGATTTTAATGGTTTTCTCTGTTGGTATTAGAGCAGAACGATGGCGGCTGATTTTGATGCCATTCGAATCGTTACAGTTTCATCCATTATTTGGTTCTACAATGGTTGGATATTTTGGAAATGGCGTTTTGCCGTTTCGCCTTGGTGAACTATTGAGAGCTTACAGTCTTTCTTCATACACAAAATTGACACCGTCTTCATCATTTGGTACAATTATTTTAGAAAGAATTTTGGATATGTTGGGTCTTGCGGCAATGATTGCAATTTTTGCGCCATCCCTTCAATCTGAAATGCTAAGTACAGAATTTCTTTTATTTGTTGGAGTAATATCACTTTTGATTTTTGTAGGAACCATTTGGTTAGGTAATAGCCATTCCAAATTTCATGAAAAGGTGATTCATTGGAAAATATTTGAATCTAAATGGGCACAGAAAATTTTATTCTCACTGAATAATGTATTGAATGGTATTACTGCTCTCAAAAATACGAAACACATCGGAATGATTGCATTTCATACCGTGTTTTTATGGGTGCTTTATTATATATCGGTTTGGTTAGTTGTAAAAGCAACCGGGATTAACCTGGGTTTTTCTGGAATGGGAATACTGCTTATTTCAACAACTCTTGCGATCACCATTCCATCAGCACCGGGATATGTTGGCACCTATCATGCAGCTGCAGTTTATATTTTGACAAATGTGTATGAGGTTGCATTAACTCATGCCCAAGCTTTTGCCGTCATCATTCATGCCATAGGGTTTTTCCCACTTTTGGTAATTGGTGCTATTTATTTCGTAAAAGGGTCTATTCGGATTGTTGATCTAAAAAAATCTGTGGTTCCTGATGAAAGCATATGATACTATATTTTTAGATCGTGATGGCACATTGAATCCTGATCCGGGTTACATCGCATCACTAAGAGATTTCACATTCTTTGATTTCGCACTACCTGCTCTACAAAAGCTAAAAGATAACCGGTTTTGTATCGTTACAAATCAATCCGGAGTTTCTCGGGGAATCATTGAGCAAAATGAATTGAATAAAATCCATCATTATGTCCAAACTGCTTTTAAGGATCACGGCTTGGACTTGCTTGATATTTTTGTTTGCAATGACCATCCGGATCATGCGACCGAGCGAAGAAAGCCGGGCACTGGCATGTTTTTTGAAGCCGCAAAAATATATGGGATTGATCTTGCTAATTCAGTTATGATTGGGGATGGAATTGCAGATATGGAAGCTGCACAATCTTTAATAATGGATGGAATCCTTGTTAGAACTGGAAAAGGATCTGAATCGGAATCTCATTTTATTAAATCTGAATTTCCAATAGCTGTGGTTGATAATTTAGAAAAAGCTGTAAATTGGATTTTATCCAAGGATTCAAAATGAAGATTGCAGTGATCATGGGTGGACATTCCGGAGAGCGAAATGTATCTCTAGATTCCGGAAAGGCAATTGCGGATGCATGTATTTCGTTAGGTCATGAAGTTCAAACTCTTGACATCAATATGGATCTCGTTTCCATTGTTCCCCAAATTAAATCAGTAGATTTAGTGTTTAACGGATTGCATGGGACGGGTGGCGAAGATGGAACTATTCAAGGGTTTTTAAAATCTCTTGATGTGCCATTCACCGGATCTGGGGTGGAAGCTTCAGCAATTTGCATGGATAAACGCGTATCAAAATCTTTAGCTGAAAACAAAGGAATTAAAACGCCTGACTGGATTTCAATTGGTAGCCATGAAAATATCCCGAATGAAATAAGCCTCAATTATCCACTTGTTGTAAAACCAAGTAGAGAAGGGAGTTCGCTTGGCTTATCCATTATTCAAGATCAATCCCGATTGCCCCAAGCAGTAGAATTAGCAAAACAGCATTCCGGTGTTGTATTAATCGAAGAATATATTCATGGGAAAGAAATCACTGTTTCCATCATTGGGAATGAAGCATTTCCAGTGGTTGAAATAACCCCATCGCATGAGTTTTATGATTATCAATGTAAATACACAAAAGG encodes the following:
- the rimO gene encoding 30S ribosomal protein S12 methylthiotransferase RimO, which translates into the protein MIVSEQKKLHLISLGCAKNLVDSEILLGGLKQSKFNITHDPTVANTIVVNTCGFLDMAREESVETILQAAELKRKGILDQLVVMGCLSERYPHELAKEIPEVDRFFGSNDHRQIVSFITGKTFSRDDPLFLRSILTPKHYAYLKIAEGCDNGCSFCSIPLMRGLQKSRPISSIIDEAERLISIGTKELLLIAQDTTTYGWDFRDKQSLADLILALEETSDDLEWVRIHYAHPAHLSQSIIDAMGSSSKICKYLDMPVQHASNSILKSMRRGLNQDGIRKKIDSLRKHVPGIHLRTTVIVGYPGETEDHFKELCDFAEDIRFDRLGIFTYSEEEGTLAADLSDDVPRGVKDERKAVLQDIQAGISFENNQSLVGKTLKVIVDEAGEEVAVGRTEYDSVEVDNIVKIEGKTEPGTFMNVKITSANEFELIGSPKR
- a CDS encoding flippase-like domain-containing protein, with the translated sequence MNKWFKLLIGILMSAGGLYYAFKDMDFVQLVDTISNVNYGWVALAMILMVFSVGIRAERWRLILMPFESLQFHPLFGSTMVGYFGNGVLPFRLGELLRAYSLSSYTKLTPSSSFGTIILERILDMLGLAAMIAIFAPSLQSEMLSTEFLLFVGVISLLIFVGTIWLGNSHSKFHEKVIHWKIFESKWAQKILFSLNNVLNGITALKNTKHIGMIAFHTVFLWVLYYISVWLVVKATGINLGFSGMGILLISTTLAITIPSAPGYVGTYHAAAVYILTNVYEVALTHAQAFAVIIHAIGFFPLLVIGAIYFVKGSIRIVDLKKSVVPDESI
- a CDS encoding SDR family NAD(P)-dependent oxidoreductase — translated: MPDKSILVTGGCGFIGSHLVDHYLAENKKVVCLDNMNDFYNPEIKRLNQLPHLSSDNYTFIEGDIRDKQIVSSLFKSHNIGKVIHLAAMAGVRPSVENPRLYLDVNVMGTQVLLDVAKDHTVDHFVFASSSSVYGNNEKVPFSEDDRVDGQISPYGSSKRMGELLCQTYHHLTGLPISCLRFFTVYGPRQRPEMAIHLFVRSILNGNGITVFGDGNSARDYTYIDDIIDGIIKVTEAPNTFMIYNLGNSEPVKLIDMVNVIGSATEKTPDITMSTMPVGDVVQTFADISRSERRLGYSPQTNFNKGVEQFVDWFRTVIKSNGDLYA
- the ruvC gene encoding crossover junction endodeoxyribonuclease RuvC, with the translated sequence MQVIGIDPGLSATGYALLEENKGKVIAKMYGTITPPKGKTLADRLEYLFSKSTEIIKEIQPDVMAIEDTFFHKNFKSALMLGQARGVLILAAARMGIHCVEFAPKKVKMSVVGNGNASKEQVQYMVKQILKLKEMPKSLDISDAMAIGLCYINQNKYL
- a CDS encoding DNA translocase FtsK, producing the protein MNEKRLEILGILAMAVSFLVFVSQLGYHPGEDPGGISANTQIENPMGAVGVLLAWVFIKMTFGYSTLVLPALGSVWGWWLFSKKDLGKLIKMTQFFLASMVLTAITIGSIEKTISENSSFAFSGVLAGTIAHFLHEFFLHPIGAFTIILVLWLILVRSYFSFSFYAPIEKWINIIKTKRAEKNLVQIHEEEETEKKQHTQNLLSKLKQKTQGGSSKGVNKEKVDPLIDAKNEDASSSEAEEPKDDSIEANVDEKEDPIASNAEVSDKLETPQLDDMVESETGDENAESQSESGIEIGEEVKEEEIDLDSIAERTKPKRKYQLPPADILETPPTIQSGLTKVELVDRANFLTQSLNTFGVEGRVVNVSPGPVITLFEVEPAEGVRVNKFVALADDLARVMEASRVRIIAPIPGKSSVGIEIPNKDPDTVYFKSVISSEKFVNTKFKLTLAIGKTTSGEISTLELEQMPHLLIAGTTGSGKSVCLNTIVCSLLYSAAPDEIKFVIIDPKKVEMTLYRGLEGYHLLEMDDIDEPIVTSHDHSILALRSVEKEMERRYNKMADETVRNISEYNSKMKNNGNPIMPYIIVVIDELADLMMMSARDVEAPIARLAQLSRAVGIHLIIATQRPSVDVITGVIKANFPSRIAFQVATKIDSRTIIDMQGAEKLIGKGDMLFLGSGSSDPVRLHNAFISLNEIEAIVSHVKGQPKPEALVLPSVREGIVGTGGFDGGGELDEMFNEAVKLVVTHQQGSISLLQRRLKLGYSRAARIIDEMEQAGIVGPFTGSKAREVLVDETYIESLNP
- the gcvT gene encoding glycine cleavage system aminomethyltransferase GcvT, with protein sequence MIELQKTSLYETHISLGAKMVDFAGYLMPVQYSGIIDEHCGVRAKCGIFDVSHMGEFFVHGTDAESFLDMVTVGNVSSMKTGDAQYSLMCNPSGGIIDDLLIYKKKSGYMLVVNASNIEKDFAWLSQNAYRGTTIRNISEETGLIAVQGPQSRAILNPLLDFNISTLGFYTFTECSLSGYSVTLARTGYSGELGYEIYCFSPDAPGVWGAIFQSGGDEIIPAGLGSRDTLRMEMKYCLYGNDIDENKNPIEAGLKWTIHFDKPQFIGKEAIQSFVENPKRRLVCIQMTEKAVPRKGYTIWKESDEIGIITSGTMSPTLGKGIGIGYVSKDYSKNGTEIVVDIRGKKKSAEIVKNPFYRNGTLHA
- a CDS encoding aminotransferase class I/II-fold pyridoxal phosphate-dependent enzyme is translated as MKPFANRLLNLGTETAFAVSAQARAWADKGNKVYPFHLGDIKLPTPPNIIEAANKFCRDGKNVYCPAEGIPELRNALADDVGKKRGVSYSTDQVSVQPGGKPTIGKFIQTVMNPGDEVLYPNPGYPIYESQIEYQGGKAVPYHYFETDSGFDIDLEELKNSITDKTVALIYNNYQNPIGAESSQSEMEAIADIVIEHDLWMLSDDAYYEVRYGIKPKSIVAIPGMRERTVILYTFSKRFAMTGWRLGASVGPKELIENISRLNVNDESCTNHFLQWAMIEALTGDQSGPQKLLDLLQRRRDAAVEGLNAIDGTQIATPNSTFYLFPNVTSIMKRKGFTNLKDLQVQALEQSGVSFCMREHFGRPNPNEKDYFIRFAYSGISEEEIREGMAKLKTYFESS
- the ruvA gene encoding Holliday junction branch migration protein RuvA produces the protein MIDSLKGILIKKDPTFAVVDVNGVRFSVQITLSSYQSLPNVGQEMEIQTYLNFRQDGLDLFGFSGEEERNVFLLLTSVSGIGPKSAVKILSGTQPSEFRKRIVSGDAEALTVIPGIGAKTAQRIIVELKDKFTDIADSEYPPIVSSENAETVKDVITGLTALGYKRGQINQALRKLEEKDELNGSLEGLIKKALAHVIS
- a CDS encoding YebC/PmpR family DNA-binding transcriptional regulator, which produces MSGHSKWSSIKRKKAVIDAKRGKIFTKLIREITIAARDGGGDEESNPRLRQAIINAKAANMPQDNMQRAIKKGTGELEGVQYEESTLEGYGPEGVAIFMDILSDNRKRTVAEVRHLMAKYGGNLGENGSVSWMFEKKGQIVLDQGSHNEDDIFESVIDSGAEDFETDDGSCVVTTHPSELMTVRDALDKLGFSVQSVVLEMIPKNTQTVDAEKSVQVITLLEQLEDHDDIRSVFTNFNSVEG